ACGACGCGTGCACCTGTCTGCAGGCACGTCTCCACTCCATCCTACACCATATGTTATCATTCCCGACAACAGCTACGTTAACGTACGTATTCCTCGCTTCCTCGGTGCTCCGGCCAGATGCTCCCCTAGCATCTTGTATGGGCCACATGCAATGAACAATAGACCATGACCCCTTCCTGAGTTCCTGATATACTAGATCGAAATATAACATAAACATACTATAATGTGGCATGTAATGCAAGTAACCGTTGTTGCATAGGCAACATATATGGCGAACATGATCTTTATCTGTCTATATAATAGCTAGCTGCTAACCTCCCCTGCACGCACATACATCTACTATCCTAGCTATAGCAATCTCATGTCATAGAGAGATCAATCAGAatggcggcggccggcggcagcagcagcaagaGGACGTGGGTGGTGGACGTGGAGAAGAAGCTCAAGGAAGCTGACAAGTCGGCGGAGGTGTTGCCGTGGGAGCGCCACTGCATCTACCGCGTGCCACCCTGCATTACCAACATCAAGAGCAAGGCGTACCAGCCGCAGGTGGTGTCGCTGGGCCCCTTCCACCATGGCGACCTTGACCTGAGGCCCATGGAGGAGCACAAGTGCCGGGCGCTGCGGCAGCTGCTCCAGCGCGCGGAGCGGACCTTTGACGAGCTCGTCGACGGCGTAGAGGACATCACGGAGCAGCTGCAGGGCGCGTACATGGACCTCGACGGCGAGTGGCGCGGCGGTGGCAGGGAGCGGTTCCTGGCCATGATGATCTTCGACGGCTGCTTCCTGCTGGAGGTCATGAGGTGCACGGCCGCCGACGGGAAGCAGGTCAGCGACTACGCACATAACGACCCGATCTTCAGCCCCCACGGGACACTCAACATGGTGCCCTACATCCGGCGAGACATGCTCATGCTTGAGAACCAGCTACCTTTACTCCTGCTCCAGAAGCTCGTTGAGGTTGAAAGTGGAAAGCCTCCGGTAATTATTAACTACTTTGCCTTCCAATACTGTTATAAGAACAAATAAACCATCAAATTGCACAGAAATTATTGAAAGAAACGAATAAAAATGTACCTTGCTTCTCCCTGCTAGCCGCTGATCTTCCACCCGTGTGGCTTGTTTTCTCTTTAATTTTGGGCAGTTTTGTCTTGTTGCCTCAGCAAACTTATATTTACTTTTGTAGCACTTGAACTTTTTATATGTACTTGTGATGGTTGCTTTATCTATAAAATGGGGTATAAGACTGTTTTGAGAGTAATATATGGTGTCTCTTTCTCTTGAACTATATGGCCAGAACAACGACTTCATCAACCGAATGGTGCTGGAATTTCTAGCCCAATCATCCGGCCCATTTCCACCAGGCACCGGCCTAGGGCTCCACCCACTAGATGTCTTTCGCCGGAGCATGCTCACTGGTAAGTGCCATCAAATCTGGAGCCCCCAGGACATTGAGGAGGACAACGTCATCATCCGGTCAGCACTGAAGCTCTACGAAGCCGGGATTCAGTTCAAGCCGAGCAAGACGTTGAGCCTGCACGACATCCAGTTTCGGAGCGGCATGCTGAGCATGCCGACAGTGTCGGTGGACGACTCCACCGAGTACATGTTCCTCAATGTGATGGCGTTCGAGCGGCTGCACGTCGGCGCAGGCAACAACGTGACTGATTACATCTTCTTCATGAACAACATCATCAACtcggccaaggacgtggagctgcTGAGCTCCAAGGGTATCATCCAGAACGCCATCGGTAGCGACCAGGCCGTGGCCAAGCTGTTCAACACCATTTCCAGGGATGTGATGCTCGATCCCAACAGCCCGCTCGACGCCGTGCAACGGCAGGTGAACAGCTACTTCCGGAAGCCGTGGAACATTAGGCGCGCCAACCTCATCCACACATACTTCAGGAGCCCATGGGCGTTcctctccctcgccgccgccatcttACTCCTCGGCATGACCATCATGCAGACCATCTACACAGTGCTGCTGTTCTACAGGGACGACAA
The sequence above is a segment of the Triticum urartu cultivar G1812 unplaced genomic scaffold, Tu2.1 TuUngrouped_contig_6286, whole genome shotgun sequence genome. Coding sequences within it:
- the LOC125530400 gene encoding UPF0481 protein At3g47200-like, with the translated sequence MAAAGGSSSKRTWVVDVEKKLKEADKSAEVLPWERHCIYRVPPCITNIKSKAYQPQVVSLGPFHHGDLDLRPMEEHKCRALRQLLQRAERTFDELVDGVEDITEQLQGAYMDLDGEWRGGGRERFLAMMIFDGCFLLEVMRCTAADGKQVSDYAHNDPIFSPHGTLNMVPYIRRDMLMLENQLPLLLLQKLVEVESGKPPNNDFINRMVLEFLAQSSGPFPPGTGLGLHPLDVFRRSMLTGKCHQIWSPQDIEEDNVIIRSALKLYEAGIQFKPSKTLSLHDIQFRSGMLSMPTVSVDDSTEYMFLNVMAFERLHVGAGNNVTDYIFFMNNIINSAKDVELLSSKGIIQNAIGSDQAVAKLFNTISRDVMLDPNSPLDAVQRQVNSYFRKPWNIRRANLIHTYFRSPWAFLSLAAAILLLGMTIMQTIYTVLLFYRDDNSSPPPSAPSPI